A genomic region of Strigops habroptila isolate Jane chromosome 20, bStrHab1.2.pri, whole genome shotgun sequence contains the following coding sequences:
- the PEAK3 gene encoding uncharacterized protein PEAK3: protein MAGAGGAWNGKQELLRSREMEPRRPPPLPGKTQRAVMQAQGSVRTRSGSLDLGTPMLDTPGDRPPRPPNSALIYSNVGELRAHLTPRKACRGEGAGRTPPHPDGTPLPPPLPKKQLQRAESLPEQGPSQHCRSDPTTWGGSIPPPHLQWEEGAPSSIPSSDRPSWAHKKRLTKSQSLGEPVAWSSLQKSPSPSPAELTFGMADGELGKLLQLLDSPDRVCRVVLGCQEASLARLSARIQEELVGPEERQQRLQAGLAGKSWAALSILERVPCCESRDAWYFPVGFTFEQTQLVCAAKVPKPCCNSLGMQSSLGVHCSIQRVIGRFTDCLPWELVLPGSPGEQSRSPSGEEQACPATHPVLQVLISPEVPYQTLADFVKGSHGLHRTCPGHYERLACLLLLQVCMGLEHLRVQNVEQGDLCPENLLLVRCPCPPQSQQGKEASLGLSLPRLLISSFFKVKDKQRPYSTSQEQDWTEGLAAPPSLVADELSVGMLIYQLLHVDISLESALGFRSNRLPEIPSLSIYSTGLKRLAMLLLHRDPCKRVSVEQARSILQVLLWGPRQELFARTKKTLILLRSWVEVKRALLLLRFVENSAGAVGSPGLEEWLCCQYFKEVTEHTLYQVTQALYTP from the exons atggctggtgctgggggagcCTGGAATgggaagcaggagctgctgcggAGCCGGGAGATGGAGCCACGCAGGCCCCCGCCGCTGCCGGGGAAAACTCAGAG GGCCGTCATGCAGGCACAGGGCAGTGTGCGCACCCGCAGTGGCAGCCTGGACCTGGGTACCCCCATGCTGGACACCCCGGGGGACCGCCCACCCCGGCCCCCCAACTCAGCCCTCATCTACAGCAACGTGG gagAGCTACGGGCCCACCTCACCCCCCGCAAGGCCTGCcgaggggaaggagctgggagaaCCCCCCCCCATCCCGACGGGACCCCCTTGCCTCCCCCACTGCCCAAAAAGCAGCTCCAGCGAGCAGAATCCCTTCCAGAGCAGGGGCCATCCCAGCACTGTCGGAGTGACCCCACAACATGGGGTGGCAGCATCCCACCGCCCCATCTGCAGTGGGAGGAGGGggctcccagctccatcccctcATCGGACAGACCCTCCTGGGCACACAAGAAGCGCTTGACCAAGTCCCAAAGTCTGGGGGAACCGGTGGCCTGGAGCAGCCTGCAAAAATCCCCATCACCCAGCCCAGCGGAGCTGACGTTTGGGATGGCAGACGGGGAGCTGGGgaagctcctgcagctcctggacaGCCCAGACAGGGTGTGCAGGGTGGTGTTGGGGTGCCAGGAGGCTTCCCTGGCCCGGCTCTCGGCGCGCAtccaggaggagctggtggggcCGGAGGAGCGGCAGCAgcggctgcaggcagggctaGCAGGGAAGAGCTGGGCAGCACTCAGCATCCTGGAGCGGGTGCCGTGCTGCGAGAGCCGGGACGCCTGGTACTTCCCTGTGGGCTTCACTTTCGAGCAAACCCAGCTGGTGTGTGCAGCCAAG GTCCCCAAGCCATGCTGCAACAGCCTGGGGATGCAGAGCTCCCTTGGGGTACACTGCAGCATCCAGCGCGTGATCGGCCGCTTCACCGACTGCCTCCCTTGGGAGCTGGTGCTCCCTGGAAGCCCTGGGGAGCAGAGTCGGTCCCCGTCAGGAGAGGAGCAAGCCTGTCCTGCCACCCATCCTGTCCTGCAGGTCCTTATCTCCCCTGAGGTTCCCTACCAGACTCTGGCAGACTTCGTGAAGGGATCCCATGGTTTGCACAGGACCTGCCCTGGGCACTATGAACGCCTGGcttgcctcctcctcctgcaggtgtgcatggggctggagcatctccgAGTGCAGAACGTGGAGCAAGGGGATCTCTGCCCCGAGAACCTGCTGCTGGTGCGGTGCCCGTGTCCTCCCCAGAGCCAGCAAGGCAAGGAGGCATCCCTAGGGCTTTCCCTTCCAAGGCTGCTCATCAGCAGCTTCTTCAAGGTTAAAGATAAGCAAAGACCTTATTCTACTAGCCAAGAGCAGGACTGGACAGAGGGTCTTGCTGCACCACCCTCCCTGGTGGCAGATGAGCTGAGTGTAGGCATGCTGATCTATCAGCTTTTGCATGTGGACATCTCTCTGGAGAGCGCCTTGGGGTTCAGAAGCAATAGACTTCCTGAAATCCCCTCCCTGTCCATCTACTCCACGGGACTCAAGCGTCTGGCCATGCTGCTCCTCCACAGAGATCCTTGCAAGAGGGTCTCTGTTGAGCAGGCAAGGAGCATCCTGCAGGTCCTGCTCTGGGGGCCTCGCCAGGAGCTCTTTGCCAGGACAAAGAAGACCCTCATCCTGCTCCGGAGCTGGGTGGAGGTGAAGAGggcactgctgctcctcaggtTTGTGGAGAACTCagctggggcagtggggagcCCTGGCCTCGAGGAGTGGCTCTGTTGCCAGTACTTCAAGGAGGTCACCGAACATACACTCTACCAAGTGACCCAGGCTCTCTACACTCCTTAA
- the LINGO3 gene encoding leucine-rich repeat and immunoglobulin-like domain-containing nogo receptor-interacting protein 3: MLYTMRCWLLVLVLHLVPLSPRRAAACPARCECAPQIKSVVCHRKRLTSIPEGIPTETKILELNKNRIRCLNPGDLSPYPLLEELDFSENIISNVEPGAFSNLFNLQTLRLRGNQLKLIPPGVFTKLTNLTLLDISENKLVILLDYMFQDLRNLKSLEVGDNDLVYISQRAFSGLLGLEQLTIEKCNLTSISAESLSYLQNLEVLRLRHLSISALEDQNFKKLYNLLQLEIDNWPLLEDISPTSFQGLNLTSLSITYTNITAVPATALRSLVYLRYLNLSYNPISTVLKGSFKDLIRLQELHIVGALLVSVEPQAFSGLRQIRLLNLSSNFLSTLEESTFHSVNTLETLRVDRNPLACDCRLLWILQRRKTLNFDGQQPMCSSPPEIQGNALRDFPDSVLFEYFTCQKPKIKDRKLQHVTAREGQSVSFLCRADGEPDPSIAWVSPQHRMITTRSTGRVTVLPGGTLEIRFAQMQDSGTYICIASNAGGNDTYFATLTVKGRLNDGSHYANRTLYLSEFNDTSHNDTQVFLKFTLDLKTILVSTAMGCITFLGVVLFCFLLLFVWSRGRGQHKNNFSVEYSFRKVDGPTTTTGQGGARKFNMKMI; this comes from the coding sequence ATGCTCTACACAATGAGATGTTGGCTCCTGGTTCTGGTCCTCCACCTTGTCCCGCTGAGCCCCCGGCGGGCAGCCGCCTGCCCTGCCCGCTGCGAGTGCGCCCCGCAGATCAAGTCGGTGGTGTGTCACCGCAAGCGGCTCACCTCCATCCCCGAGGGCATCCCCACCGAAACCAAGATCCTGGAGCTCAACAAGAACCGCATCCGCTGCCTGAACCCGGGGGACCTCTCCCCATACCcactgctggaggagctggattTTAGCGAGAACATCATTTCCAATGTGGAGCCAGGCGCCTTCAGCAACCTGTTCAACCTGCAGACCCTGCGGCTGCGGGGGAACCAGCTCAAGCTCATCCCTCCGGGGGTCTTCACCAAACTGACCAACCTCACCCTCCTGGACATCAGTGAGAACAAACTCGTCATCCTGCTGGACTACATGTTCCAGGACCTGCGAAACCTGAAGAGCCTGGAGGTGGGTGATAATGACTTGGTGTACATCTCCCAACGGGCCTTCTCGGGGCTGCTTGGCCTGGAGCAGTTGACCATCGAGAAGTGCAATCTAACCTCCATCTCAGCCGAGTCACTCTCCTACCTCCAGAACCTGGAGGTGCTGCGGCTCCGGCACCTCAGCATCTCTGCACTGGAGGACCAAAACTTCAAGAAGCTCTACAacctcctgcagctggagatCGACAACTGGCCACTGCTGGAAGACATATCCCCTACCAGCTTTCAGGGCCTGAACCTCACCTCTCTTTCCATCACCTACACTAATATCACAGCCGTGCCCGCCACTGCCTTGAGGAGCCTGGTGTACCTCCGGTACCTGAACCTGTCCTACAACCCCATTAGCACTGTGCTGAAGGGCTCCTTTAAAGACCTCATCCGGCTCCAGGAGCTCCACATCGTGGGTGCTCTCCTGGTGTCTGTGGAACCACAGGCTTTCTCTGGCCTGAGACAAATCCGGCTGCTCAACCTCTCCAGCAACTTTCTCTCCACACTGGAGGAGAGCACCTTCCACTCTGTCAACACGCTGGAGACGCTGCGGGTGGACAGGAACCCGCTGGCCTGCGACTGCCGCCTCCTTTGGATTCTGCAACGGCGAAAGACGCTCAACTTCGACGGGCAGCAGCCCATGTGCTCCTCACCACCCGAAATCCAGGGCAATGCCCTGCGTGACTTCCCGGACTCCGTGCTCTTTGAGTACTTCACCTGCCAGAAGCCCAAGATAAAGGATCGGAAGCTGCAGCATGTGACGGCCCGGGAAGGACAGTCCGTGTCCTTCCTTTGCCGGGCGGATGGGGAGCCAGACCCCTCCATTGCCTGGGTGTCCCCCCAGCACCGCATGATCACCACCCGCAGCACAGGGCGGGTGACCGTGCTGCCTGGGGGCACCTTGGAGATCCGCTTTGCCCAGATGCAGGACAGTGGCACCTACATTTGCATCGCCAGCAACGCCGGTGGCAATGACACCTACTTTGCCACCCTGACGGTGAAGGGGCGCCTGAATGACGGCTCGCACTATGCCAACCGGACTTTGTACCTCAGCGAGTTCAACGACACCTCTCACAATGACACGCAAGTCTTCTTGAAGTTTACGTTGGACCTCAAGACCATCCTGGTCTCCACGGCCATGGGCTGCATCACTTTCCTTGGCGTGGtgctcttctgcttcctcctcctctttgtctggagccggggccgggggcAGCACAAGAACAACTTCTCAGTGGAGTACTCCTTCCGCAAGGTGGATggtcccaccaccaccaccggcCAAGGAGGAGCCAGGAAGTTCAACATGAAGATGATCTGA